A segment of the Paracoccus suum genome:
ATGCCGTTGCTGGAAGCCGCGCCCGAACACTTGAGCAGCGAACATGAGCCGTTGCTCCTCGTTGCAACCGTTGGCAAGTTCGCGATCGACGACGCGTCGAGCGAGGAGCGCAAGGTTTATAGGGCTCAGCTCGACTTGGCAGAGGAGTCCCTGTGGGAGCTACTTAAGAAGCGCCGTACTGCGAAGGGACAGAGGCGTCCCCTGATCGTCGTCTATGACGAAGGACACAACCTGTCCGATCTTCAGACCGATCGGCTCCTAGAACTCGCACCTGATGCGCTGATCGTTGCTAGCGCCACCATGTCGCTGCCGCCGCGTCTGAATAATGTCATCTCTCGCCTTCGTAGCGACCAAGGATGGACCGATCCGGATTTCTCGACGACCGTCTCGAGCCCAGAGGTCGTGGAGGCCCAATTGGTGAAGCAGCGGATATCAATTGACGGATACATCACCCCGCTAGAACCCGCGCTAGATAACTTGCTGACCGACATGCGGAGGGCGCAGCAAGCAGCTCAAAATCTGAAGCTGCCTTTCCGACCAAAGGCCATATATGTCTGCTCCACCAATACTGTGGATGGCGTGCCAGTCTCAGAAGACCTCAAAAGGCCCTTTCAGGAACGACAGGCCCGGCCCATCCTAATATGGCGACACCTCGTCGAGGTCGCAAAGGTAGACCCAGCCAAGATCGCCGTCTACTGTCAGCTTAAATTCTCGAAGGAATCGCAGAAGCCGCCAGAAATGCACCTCTTCGATGGGGCGGAAAAAGACTACTCCCGATTCATCGCCGGCGACTACGAGCACATCATTTTCAATCTTGGCCTTCAGGAAGGCTGGGACGATCCAGCGGCGTCTTTCGCATACATAGACAAAGAAATGGCGTCAGCGCGACAAATCACTCAGGTCGTCGGGCGAGTCCTTCGGCAACCCGGGGCACAGCACTACAGCGATCCGGTCATGAACACGGCGCACTTCCACATCCGGACCGATGAGAAGCGGGTCTTCGACGACATCTTGACGCAGATCCGCGCGGACCTGGTTTCCGAGCATCCGTCCATAGCGTTGGTGGTGAAGGATGAGAAAACCCGAGGGAAGAAGGACAGCCTAGACCCACGGCCGGCTCGGACCATACCCACTGTCGCGATTGAAAGTAGCGATGCGCTAGAGCCTATAGGGAAGATCGTCAAAGGAATGATGGACTTCCGAGACGGCGGACAGAACACGATCGGTCAAGGGAGCCGCATGCAGGTACTGCAGCTCATTGGATCGGAGACGGATCCACATTATGACTGGGTCGAAGTAGATCACAGCAACCGGATTATGACACGCCATGTATTCCGCCGTGAGATTCAAAGGTGCTATCCGGGTGGGCTGCGAAGAGCGGGCGGCCCGATCAACTTGGTGGATATCGAGGACCCGAAGTTTGATGCGTTGATCGAGGCCAGCAGCCCGGCTGCAGAGCATATAAGGGAGACGGCTCGCAAAGTGGTAGAGGCCTATATTCAGCACTCCTTGGTTTTCCAGGATGATGCGGGCCACCCCTATTCAGTTGGACCGATAGCGGTTGACAGCAACGGAGGCGAGACTTTCAAAAAGTCGCTGCACGAACGCTATTCTGGCCTGAACGGCTTTGAACTGAGGTTTGCGAGGGCGATCGACAAGACCCAACGGGTCTGGACGCGGAACCCGTCCGGCAGCGGATATTCGATCCCACTATTGCATGCCGGGAAGGCGTACTTCCCCGACTTCCTCGTCTGGATAGATAAGGACATCGTGGCTATCGATACAAAGGGCACGCACCTTCTGCTTGAGGCATCGGCATCAAAATTGTTCGAGATCGGCGGATCAGAGGGAGGGCGACGGATCGTTCTTCGTCTCGTGTCGGAGGGGCATGTCGAAATTTCTAACGGCACCATCCACACCCGCAAGACAGCGGGCTTCACTGTCTGGGTGTGGCGGCATGGCCGTCCGCAGCCCATCTTCTGCGACACCGAGAAAGAGGCGGCGGAGATCTCCATCCGGCTCGACTGAGACTTCGGCGCACCAACGATTTCGGTTGGACGTCAGTGGCATTTTATACAAGTGGCACCGGGATCGGAGTCTTTGCGGGGCTTCAAGAAAATGATTCTTAAACAATGACTTAAGAGCTATTCACCAAAACCGCGCAGTTAACAGGTCCAGAGAATATCGGCCCCGAGAGACCGCTTCCGGGC
Coding sequences within it:
- a CDS encoding DEAD/DEAH box helicase; this encodes MEPIEFQARAAAQVARRFTDYAADPLMVNRTTPVPFLQTLVAITGSGKTLMLAEAVARIGEELPLPPVVLWISKGRVVVSQTFENLSSGKYADNLPGFRVMPLLEAAPEHLSSEHEPLLLVATVGKFAIDDASSEERKVYRAQLDLAEESLWELLKKRRTAKGQRRPLIVVYDEGHNLSDLQTDRLLELAPDALIVASATMSLPPRLNNVISRLRSDQGWTDPDFSTTVSSPEVVEAQLVKQRISIDGYITPLEPALDNLLTDMRRAQQAAQNLKLPFRPKAIYVCSTNTVDGVPVSEDLKRPFQERQARPILIWRHLVEVAKVDPAKIAVYCQLKFSKESQKPPEMHLFDGAEKDYSRFIAGDYEHIIFNLGLQEGWDDPAASFAYIDKEMASARQITQVVGRVLRQPGAQHYSDPVMNTAHFHIRTDEKRVFDDILTQIRADLVSEHPSIALVVKDEKTRGKKDSLDPRPARTIPTVAIESSDALEPIGKIVKGMMDFRDGGQNTIGQGSRMQVLQLIGSETDPHYDWVEVDHSNRIMTRHVFRREIQRCYPGGLRRAGGPINLVDIEDPKFDALIEASSPAAEHIRETARKVVEAYIQHSLVFQDDAGHPYSVGPIAVDSNGGETFKKSLHERYSGLNGFELRFARAIDKTQRVWTRNPSGSGYSIPLLHAGKAYFPDFLVWIDKDIVAIDTKGTHLLLEASASKLFEIGGSEGGRRIVLRLVSEGHVEISNGTIHTRKTAGFTVWVWRHGRPQPIFCDTEKEAAEISIRLD